The following coding sequences lie in one Leucoraja erinacea ecotype New England chromosome 20, Leri_hhj_1, whole genome shotgun sequence genomic window:
- the dcun1d3 gene encoding DCN1-like protein 3, with protein MGQCVTKCKNPPSSLGSKNGDKESGSKSHVKKLAVSGEEFNSMCEKASGDILANGTKKTDVVLESTQPQLAHSGDSKKDESFLHRDEFSLKRAEELFTRYKDAHEDTILEEGMEWFCNDLSVDPTEFIVLLLAWKFQAGTMCKFTRKEFVEGCKALNADSIEGIRARFPSLMNEAKVEDKFKDLYRFTFQFGLDSDEGQRSLRREIAVALWKLVFTQNIPYILDQWLSFLTENPPGVKGISRDTWNMFLNFIQVIGPDLTNYSEDEAWPSLFDTFVEWEVERRRKEGLAEEKLHLVTEAANVEMLGQIATDYHVTDNE; from the exons ATGGGCCAGTGTGTCACCAAGTGCAAAAATCCCCCTTCCTCGCTGGGCAGTAAGAATGGAGATAAAGAATCTGGTAGCAAATCACATGTTAAGAAATTGGCTGTCTCTGGTGAAGAATTTAACTCGATGTGTGAAAAGGCTTCTGGAGATATACTTGCCAATGGAACAAAGAAAACTGATGTTGTATTGGAATCAACCCAGCCTCAGCTTGCTCACTCTGGAGACAGTAAAAAAGATGAATCATTTTTGCATCGTGATGAGTTCTCGCTAAAGAGAGCTGAAGAATTGTTCACCAGGTATAAGGACGCACATGAGGATACCATTTTAGAGGAGGGCATGGAGTGGTTTTGCAATGACCTTTCTGTGGATCCGACAGAGTTCATAGTATTGTTGTTAGCATGGAAATTTCAAGCAGGTACTATGTGCAAGTTTACCAG GAAAGAATTTGTTGAGGGATGTAAAGCATTAAATGCAGACAGTATTGAAGGGATTCGTGCCAGATTCCCGAGCCTTATGAATGAAGCCAAAGTTGAGGACAAGTTCAAAGATTTGTACCGGTTTACATTTCAATTTGGACTAgactctgatgaaggccagcgaTCGCTACGGAGGGAAATAGCTGTTGCTCTCTGGAAACTGGTGTTCACGCAGAACATACCTTACATATTGGACCAGTGGCTGAGCTTCTTAACTGAGAATCCGCCTGGAGTAAAGGGAATCTCTCGAGATACATGGAACATGTTCTTAAATTTTATTCAGGTGATAGGTCCTGATCTAACAAACTACAGCGAGGACGAGGCTTGGCCAAGCCTGTTTGACACTTTTGTAGAGTGGGAAGTGGAAAGAAGAAGAAAAGAGGGTCTGGCTGAAGAAAAATTGCATTTAGTTACAGAGGCTGCAAATGTGGAAATGTTAGGACAAATTGCTACAGACTACCATGTTACAGATAATGAGTAG